One segment of Burkholderia multivorans ATCC BAA-247 DNA contains the following:
- a CDS encoding outer membrane insertion signal protein, translating into MSLPHRSVRVRPMLAGLCSVAALYGAPADAQEFSLFAGSLWGAGNRSYAWAFDYQEGLSPHTALGFTWYNEGHIPDHHRDGQAIQFWGRVPLDDRRFVVSAGVGPYRYFDTVPAAAGRGYSNSHGWGVLMSVRAAYYTSHRWIAQLQLNRAQVFSGPDTTSVMFGVGYQLDAPDTPGPRDTALPRTRKVTNNEITAMLGETILNSRSSPSSLGGSLEYRRGLTRTVDWTATWMYEGAKQAVRRNGIASQLWLTRAFLNDKVTLAAGAGAYFTVNQRNRDGQPGPGDGRLSGIVSISASYRLSDRWLTRLTWNRVVTRYNRDTDVIQAGLGYRF; encoded by the coding sequence ATGTCCCTCCCGCACCGATCTGTCCGTGTCCGCCCGATGCTGGCAGGCCTCTGTTCCGTCGCCGCGCTCTACGGCGCGCCTGCCGATGCGCAGGAATTCTCGCTGTTCGCCGGCTCGCTATGGGGTGCCGGCAACCGCTCGTACGCGTGGGCGTTCGATTATCAGGAAGGACTGAGCCCGCATACAGCGCTCGGCTTCACGTGGTACAACGAAGGCCACATTCCGGACCATCACCGCGACGGCCAGGCGATCCAGTTCTGGGGCCGCGTGCCGCTCGACGATCGGCGCTTCGTGGTGTCCGCCGGCGTCGGTCCCTATCGCTACTTCGATACCGTGCCGGCCGCCGCCGGACGCGGCTACTCGAACTCGCACGGCTGGGGCGTGCTGATGAGCGTGCGCGCCGCGTACTACACGTCGCATCGCTGGATTGCGCAGCTTCAGCTCAATCGTGCGCAGGTGTTCAGCGGCCCCGACACGACGTCGGTGATGTTCGGCGTCGGCTATCAGCTCGATGCGCCCGACACCCCGGGTCCGCGCGACACCGCGCTACCGCGCACGCGCAAGGTCACGAACAACGAGATCACCGCAATGCTCGGCGAAACGATCCTGAACAGCCGGTCTTCGCCGTCGTCGCTCGGCGGCAGTCTCGAATACCGGCGCGGCCTCACGCGCACGGTCGACTGGACCGCGACGTGGATGTACGAAGGCGCGAAGCAGGCGGTCCGCCGCAACGGGATCGCATCGCAACTGTGGCTCACGCGCGCGTTTCTGAACGACAAGGTCACGCTGGCGGCCGGCGCGGGCGCGTACTTCACCGTCAACCAGCGCAATCGCGACGGCCAGCCGGGGCCCGGCGACGGCCGGCTGTCCGGAATCGTGTCGATCTCCGCGAGCTACCGCCTGTCGGACCGCTGGCTCACGCGCCTGACGTGGAACCGCGTGGTCACGCGCTACAACCGCGACACCGACGTGATCCAGGCCGGCCTCGGCTACCGGTTCTAA
- a CDS encoding class II aldolase/adducin family protein, with translation MQRVPNQPFTRPARFSEAEWQARVQLAAAYRIFDHLGWTELIYNHISLRVPGEDGHFLINPFGLHYREVCASNLVKVDIDGNVIGHSDWPINPAGFTFHAAIHAALPDAHCVMHVHTTPTMAVCCSRDGLSFSNFYSAQLYGKIAYHDFEGITVRLDEGRRIVESAGGRPVLLLRNHGPVTIGATLAQTFSLMWLLNRACEVQIATHAIGDALPIAPPVLEACVRDSLNFDPRHGAGQDAFDALQRIVDRIDPGYRA, from the coding sequence ATGCAACGTGTACCGAACCAGCCGTTTACGCGTCCCGCCCGTTTCTCCGAAGCCGAATGGCAAGCGCGCGTGCAACTCGCGGCCGCTTACCGGATCTTCGATCATCTCGGCTGGACCGAGCTGATCTACAACCATATCTCGCTGCGCGTGCCGGGCGAGGACGGCCACTTCCTGATCAATCCGTTCGGGCTCCATTACCGTGAGGTCTGCGCGTCGAATCTCGTGAAGGTCGACATCGACGGCAACGTGATCGGGCATTCCGACTGGCCGATCAATCCGGCCGGCTTCACATTCCACGCGGCGATTCATGCGGCGCTGCCCGACGCGCATTGCGTGATGCACGTGCATACGACGCCGACGATGGCCGTGTGCTGCTCGCGCGACGGCCTGTCGTTCTCCAATTTCTATTCGGCGCAGCTGTACGGAAAGATCGCGTATCACGACTTCGAAGGGATCACCGTGCGTCTCGACGAGGGGCGCCGGATCGTCGAGAGCGCGGGCGGGCGGCCGGTGCTGCTGCTGCGCAATCATGGCCCCGTGACGATCGGCGCGACGCTCGCGCAGACGTTCTCGCTGATGTGGCTGCTCAACCGCGCGTGCGAGGTGCAGATCGCGACGCATGCAATCGGCGACGCGCTGCCGATCGCGCCGCCGGTGCTCGAAGCCTGCGTGCGCGACTCGCTGAACTTCGATCCCAGGCACGGTGCGGGGCAGGATGCGTTCGACGCGCTGCAGCGCATCGTCGACCGGATCGATCCCGGCTACCGCGCGTAG
- a CDS encoding CHRD domain-containing protein, protein MPKLRLLQVALLAGAFVAGGAAAETVRLSANLQPSSEVPPTTSHGSGTVDARYDTVSHTLRWTVTYANLTGPATAAHFHGPAPVGQNAGVQVPIPKDALASPIKGSAELTDAQVTDLMGGKWYFNVHTSAHPSGEIRGQMLPAN, encoded by the coding sequence ATGCCGAAGCTGCGTTTGCTCCAGGTCGCGTTACTCGCGGGCGCGTTCGTCGCCGGCGGCGCGGCTGCCGAAACGGTGCGTCTGTCCGCCAATCTCCAGCCGTCGAGCGAGGTGCCGCCGACGACGAGCCACGGCTCGGGCACGGTCGACGCGCGCTACGACACGGTGTCCCATACGCTGCGCTGGACGGTCACGTACGCGAACCTCACGGGCCCCGCGACGGCCGCCCACTTTCATGGGCCGGCGCCGGTCGGGCAGAACGCGGGCGTGCAAGTGCCGATTCCGAAGGACGCGCTTGCGAGCCCGATCAAGGGTTCGGCCGAGCTCACCGACGCGCAGGTCACCGACCTGATGGGCGGCAAATGGTATTTCAACGTTCATACGAGCGCGCATCCGTCGGGCGAGATCCGCGGGCAGATGCTGCCGGCGAACTGA